GGGCCCCGGCCGGAGCCGGGGCCCTTCGCGCACGACGCGTCGGAGACTAGTCGTTGCTGTTGAGGATCGAGATGAGCCTCAGGAACTCCAGGTAGATCCACACCAGCGTCAGCGTGAGGCCGAAGGCCGCGAGCCACGCCTCCTCACGCGGGGCGCCGTAGGCGACGCCGTCCTCGACCTGCTTGAAGTCCAGGGCAAGGAAGCAGGCGCCGAGGATGATGCCGATGATGCCGAAGACGACACCGAGGGCACCGCTGCGGAAGCCGAGGCCGTCACCGCCGCCGAACACCGCGAACAGCAGGTTCACCATCATCAGCATGATGAAGCCGAGCGCGGCCGCCATCACGAAGCCGTAGAAGCGGCGGTTGACGCGGATCCAGCCGGCCTTGTAGGCGATCAGCACACCGGCGAAGACCGCCATGGTGCCGATCACGGCCTGCATGGCCGCGCCGTCGGCGATGCGGCTGTCGACGATGTTGGACACGACGCCGAGGAAGACACCCTCGAACGCGGCGTACGTCAGGATCAGCGCGGGCGAGGCCTTGCGCTTGAAGGACTGGACGAACGCCAGGACCATGCCGATCAGCGCGGCGCCGATACCGATGCCGTAGCTACGGCTGATGTTGGCGTCGTCGACCGGCAGCAGGGCCCAGGAGAGCGCCGCGGTGAGGATGAGCACACCGAGCGTGCTCGCCGTGCGCAGGACGACGTCGTCGATGGTCATCCGGCCGGTGGTGGCCGGAGCCTGCGGCGGCGCGCCGTGCGCCAGGTCCTGCTGGGCGTAAGGGTTCTGCGCGTACGGGTTCTGCGCGTAGGGGTTGCCCGTCGGCTGTGCGTACGGGTTGCCCTGGGTGGCGACAGCGGGACCCCCGGCCTGCGGCGCGGTGTTGAAGCCCGCGTAGCCGTTGTCGCGGCTGAACCCCCGTCGCGAGAAGACCGGGTTTCTGCTCCTCATTTCACTCCTCCATGGCCAACACTGCGTGACCTTGGCTCAAGAGTAATAGGTAGGCAAAGGAATGACCCTAGTGCTTGGGGAGGATCTTTCCCTCGTCGTGCTGCGCAACACGCTACGCGGCTTCGTGATTCCCCTCATCGGAGGGGGTCATTCATCACCAAGCTGCGACACGTCCGGAACCGGACGGAGATCACCCGCTGACGCCGTCCTTACGTCACCCGGGGCATCACTCGAACGAGAAGCCCGTGTACCCCTCGGCCAGGTCGGTCTCGGCGGCGCGGGAGGAGGCGATGCGTTCCAGCCGGGCGAGCTGGATCCGGTCCTCGAAGCCGGTCGCGCCGGGGGCCCGGTGCAGAAGGGTCGTCATGTC
This region of Streptomyces caelestis genomic DNA includes:
- a CDS encoding Bax inhibitor-1/YccA family protein, whose protein sequence is MRSRNPVFSRRGFSRDNGYAGFNTAPQAGGPAVATQGNPYAQPTGNPYAQNPYAQNPYAQQDLAHGAPPQAPATTGRMTIDDVVLRTASTLGVLILTAALSWALLPVDDANISRSYGIGIGAALIGMVLAFVQSFKRKASPALILTYAAFEGVFLGVVSNIVDSRIADGAAMQAVIGTMAVFAGVLIAYKAGWIRVNRRFYGFVMAAALGFIMLMMVNLLFAVFGGGDGLGFRSGALGVVFGIIGIILGACFLALDFKQVEDGVAYGAPREEAWLAAFGLTLTLVWIYLEFLRLISILNSND